One stretch of Roseimicrobium sp. ORNL1 DNA includes these proteins:
- a CDS encoding tetratricopeptide repeat protein yields the protein MKHSSRTRFTSFVAGAWLLALGMATLPGSDFSSELKKAEAGDAEAQFLTGRSYDRGEGVSQDYAKARVMYEKAAAQGNAKAMNNLGALHLNGRGVPKDEKAAMEWFKKSAEKGADRAQFTLGVCLQEGLGMKRNLPAAVEWFERAAKQGNVDAQRRLVELFYDGAEGLERDYAKAASLVRPLSETGEPWAMNFLGAMYEFGYGVEKDDSAALQWVRKAAEKGDGRALFNLGSRYASGHGVPRDILQACVLLELSSKKGEKIGVALLAELKPTLTPEQKEEVKRQVDGTPAIFKTSP from the coding sequence ATGAAGCATTCGAGCCGCACGCGGTTCACGTCATTTGTGGCCGGCGCCTGGTTGCTCGCACTGGGCATGGCTACCCTGCCCGGCTCGGACTTTTCTTCCGAACTCAAGAAAGCCGAGGCAGGCGACGCCGAGGCTCAATTCCTCACTGGCCGGTCCTATGATCGTGGCGAGGGTGTGTCGCAGGATTATGCGAAGGCCCGCGTGATGTATGAAAAGGCAGCCGCGCAAGGAAACGCCAAGGCCATGAACAATCTCGGAGCCTTGCACCTGAACGGGCGGGGGGTGCCGAAAGATGAAAAAGCGGCCATGGAGTGGTTTAAGAAATCAGCGGAGAAAGGCGCAGACCGGGCTCAGTTTACTTTGGGAGTTTGTCTCCAGGAAGGACTGGGGATGAAACGCAATTTGCCGGCAGCGGTGGAATGGTTCGAGCGTGCAGCGAAGCAGGGGAATGTGGACGCCCAGCGTCGGCTGGTGGAGCTGTTCTATGATGGCGCGGAGGGTCTGGAGCGTGACTACGCGAAAGCCGCCTCCCTTGTGAGGCCCCTCTCGGAAACGGGGGAACCCTGGGCCATGAACTTCCTGGGGGCCATGTACGAGTTTGGCTATGGAGTCGAAAAGGATGACAGCGCCGCCCTGCAATGGGTGCGCAAGGCCGCGGAAAAAGGCGACGGTAGGGCGCTCTTCAATCTTGGTTCACGCTATGCCTCGGGACATGGAGTGCCGCGAGATATCCTCCAGGCATGTGTCCTGCTCGAGCTCAGCTCGAAAAAAGGGGAGAAGATCGGAGTGGCTTTGCTCGCCGAACTCAAGCCCACGCTGACACCTGAACAGAAAGAAGAGGTGAAGCGTCAGGTGGATGGAACTCCGGCGATCTTCAAGACTTCTCCGTGA
- a CDS encoding ShlB/FhaC/HecB family hemolysin secretion/activation protein gives MSLPKSRQAIFRLHPGPALRVAGIAGCLFTAFCAAPSSIHGAQPAPAAEQAPAADTTASAQPTVYIREYRVQGSKKLGAAEIGKAVYPFLGPGRTVEDVEAARAALETAFHDKGLQSVSVEVPQQSAAKGIIVLRVVENKVGRLRVHGARYFLPSDIKRMAPSLAEGTVPDFNQVPNDLVKMQSADRQVSPELRPGVEPGTVDVDLNVKDTLPLHGSIELNNRYSPDTVPLRLNASLSYGNLWQLGHSIGASFQVAPERPEDATVYSGYYITRVPGMENLNLMFMGTKQDSDVSTLGGAAVAGRGEILGVRGLVTLPSLGNYYQSLSFGLDWKNFDEDVVVGDDTFSTPIQYWPISINYGGSWLGKDKKSFTEFNTNVTFHVRGTGSDPFEFDNKRYLADGAFIYFRGDVSHQHDLPRGFRVFGKVQGQIADSPLINSEQYAGGGLGTVRGYLESTALGDSGLFGTLELQSPSFIGTDREEHGQRVNEWRVYGFVEGGSLWLREPLPDQEDTFELASVGLGSRLRLFGTLNGSVDVAYPLIEQGTTEEGEVFVSFRVWTDF, from the coding sequence ATGTCTCTCCCTAAATCCCGGCAGGCAATCTTCCGCCTGCACCCAGGCCCGGCTCTTCGGGTGGCCGGCATCGCAGGCTGCCTCTTCACTGCTTTCTGCGCGGCACCCTCTTCCATCCATGGCGCACAGCCGGCGCCTGCCGCAGAGCAGGCACCGGCTGCCGACACCACCGCCAGTGCCCAGCCCACAGTCTACATCCGTGAGTACCGGGTGCAGGGCTCCAAGAAACTTGGCGCTGCGGAGATTGGAAAAGCCGTCTATCCCTTCCTGGGTCCCGGACGCACCGTGGAGGATGTGGAAGCCGCACGTGCTGCCCTGGAAACGGCATTCCACGACAAGGGGCTCCAGTCCGTATCTGTTGAAGTGCCTCAGCAATCGGCGGCGAAAGGCATCATCGTGCTGCGCGTCGTCGAAAACAAGGTCGGCCGCCTGAGAGTGCACGGCGCGCGTTATTTCCTGCCGAGCGATATCAAGCGCATGGCACCCTCCTTGGCGGAAGGCACAGTTCCTGACTTCAACCAGGTACCCAACGACCTGGTGAAGATGCAATCGGCCGATCGCCAGGTCTCCCCAGAGCTCCGTCCCGGCGTGGAACCTGGAACCGTGGACGTGGATCTGAACGTGAAAGATACACTGCCGCTGCACGGAAGCATCGAACTCAACAACCGCTACAGCCCGGACACCGTGCCTCTGCGCTTGAATGCCTCCCTGAGCTACGGCAACCTCTGGCAGCTCGGCCACTCGATTGGCGCGAGCTTCCAGGTCGCGCCCGAGCGGCCGGAGGATGCCACCGTGTACTCCGGTTATTACATTACCCGTGTACCCGGCATGGAGAACCTCAACCTCATGTTCATGGGGACCAAGCAGGACAGCGATGTTTCCACCCTCGGTGGCGCTGCTGTGGCTGGCCGAGGTGAGATTCTGGGAGTCCGGGGATTGGTGACGCTGCCCTCTCTCGGCAACTATTATCAGTCCCTCAGCTTCGGCCTGGACTGGAAGAATTTTGATGAAGACGTGGTGGTCGGGGACGACACCTTTTCCACCCCCATCCAGTATTGGCCCATCAGCATCAACTATGGCGGCTCCTGGTTGGGCAAGGACAAGAAGAGCTTCACCGAGTTCAACACCAACGTGACCTTCCACGTGCGTGGCACCGGAAGCGATCCCTTTGAGTTCGACAACAAGCGCTACCTCGCAGATGGCGCCTTCATCTACTTCCGCGGTGACGTCTCCCACCAGCATGACCTGCCGCGCGGCTTCCGTGTTTTTGGAAAGGTACAGGGCCAGATTGCCGACTCGCCGCTCATCAACAGCGAGCAGTATGCGGGCGGCGGTCTCGGCACGGTGCGTGGCTATCTGGAGTCCACGGCGCTGGGGGACAGTGGCCTCTTCGGTACTCTGGAGCTGCAGTCTCCGTCGTTCATCGGCACCGATCGCGAAGAGCACGGTCAACGCGTGAACGAGTGGCGGGTCTATGGCTTCGTGGAAGGCGGCAGTCTCTGGCTGCGCGAACCACTGCCGGATCAAGAGGACACCTTCGAACTCGCGAGCGTGGGCCTCGGGAGCCGCCTGAGACTGTTCGGTACGCTGAATGGATCGGTCGATGTCGCATATCCGCTCATCGAACAAGGCACCACGGAGGAAGGGGAAGTTTTTGTAAGCTTCCGCGTCTGGACGGATTTCTAA
- a CDS encoding PEP-CTERM sorting domain-containing protein (PEP-CTERM proteins occur, often in large numbers, in the proteomes of bacteria that also encode an exosortase, a predicted intramembrane cysteine proteinase. The presence of a PEP-CTERM domain at a protein's C-terminus predicts cleavage within the sorting domain, followed by covalent anchoring to some some component of the (usually Gram-negative) cell surface. Many PEP-CTERM proteins exhibit an unusual sequence composition that includes large numbers of potential glycosylation sites. Expression of one such protein has been shown restore the ability of a bacterium to form floc, a type of biofilm.): MKTRHGFYTLAALAVAVVTALSAPSAHAQSPVTYTQGDLLLGFKKAGVGQDVVVNIGQASLYRDASSAFSVNVGNLGTLLSDTFGANWYNDSSLQWAVAGNPSNSGSDFNGDTSGTFYLSKEQTTIDTQSALYSVNSSNRSIAAGRMQTLQNQFILQNSATGNSNAVVWDNTLQAGAAVDWSDAMLGTSTSNLVFQVFQPVQVQGADATGIDYPGNALDLYRILAGGATTTGVTYEGTFRIDSTGAVTFGLTPGVAAVPEPSRALLLAFGLALPLLRRRRASVTGVPALA; this comes from the coding sequence ATGAAAACTCGGCACGGATTCTACACGCTCGCTGCTCTCGCAGTGGCTGTCGTCACGGCCCTCTCGGCCCCGTCTGCGCACGCGCAGTCACCGGTCACCTATACTCAAGGTGACCTTCTTCTCGGCTTCAAAAAAGCTGGAGTCGGTCAGGATGTTGTCGTCAACATCGGTCAGGCATCACTCTATCGTGATGCCTCCTCCGCTTTCTCCGTCAACGTCGGCAACCTCGGGACCCTCCTGAGCGACACCTTCGGCGCGAACTGGTACAACGACTCCAGCCTCCAGTGGGCTGTAGCCGGCAACCCATCGAACAGCGGATCCGATTTCAACGGCGATACCTCTGGCACGTTTTACCTCTCCAAGGAACAGACGACCATTGATACACAGTCCGCCCTCTACTCCGTGAACTCGAGCAACCGCTCGATCGCGGCAGGACGCATGCAGACGCTGCAGAACCAGTTCATTCTGCAGAACTCCGCAACGGGCAACAGCAACGCTGTCGTCTGGGATAACACACTCCAGGCCGGCGCGGCAGTAGACTGGTCCGATGCCATGCTCGGCACCAGCACCAGCAACCTCGTGTTCCAGGTGTTCCAGCCAGTGCAGGTTCAGGGAGCTGATGCCACCGGCATCGACTATCCCGGCAACGCTCTGGACCTCTATCGTATTCTCGCAGGTGGCGCCACCACGACCGGTGTGACCTATGAAGGTACGTTCCGCATCGATAGCACGGGTGCTGTCACCTTCGGCCTTACCCCCGGAGTTGCCGCTGTGCCCGAGCCCAGTCGTGCACTGCTCCTCGCGTTCGGTCTCGCCCTTCCGCTCCTGCGCCGCCGGCGCGCGAGCGTCACGGGTGTGCCTGCGCTCGCCTAA
- a CDS encoding alpha/beta hydrolase, whose protein sequence is MKAYARSLLALLILALPLAAEEVASTVKRDIPYAEPALERQVLDVYVPPGAKNLPVVIWIHGGGWQTGDKSSVQEKPKAFTAKGFVFVSVNYRLLPQVAMGDIIRDVAKSVGWVHQHIVEHGGDPKRIFIMGHSAGAQLAALLCTDEKYLKAEGVSFADVKGSVPVDGDTYDVPEIIAVAAARRKAEGKPDPKFGHREKFGTPEQHVEYSAITHVAKDRGIPPFLLLHVADHPDTTAQAQRFGKALKEAGVVTTVFGASNTNHTNINANLGVEGDPSTKALWEFVDACLKR, encoded by the coding sequence ATGAAGGCATATGCACGCTCCCTTCTGGCACTCCTGATCCTGGCATTACCGCTCGCCGCTGAAGAAGTGGCGTCTACGGTGAAGCGTGACATCCCTTACGCAGAGCCTGCTCTTGAACGCCAGGTGCTGGACGTGTATGTACCTCCCGGTGCGAAGAACCTGCCTGTCGTCATCTGGATCCATGGCGGTGGCTGGCAGACTGGAGACAAGTCCAGCGTGCAGGAGAAGCCGAAAGCCTTTACCGCAAAGGGCTTCGTATTTGTGTCCGTGAACTACCGGCTGCTTCCGCAGGTGGCCATGGGAGACATCATCCGAGATGTCGCGAAATCTGTTGGTTGGGTGCATCAGCACATCGTGGAGCACGGCGGTGATCCGAAGCGGATCTTCATCATGGGGCATTCCGCCGGCGCCCAGCTTGCGGCGCTGCTCTGCACGGATGAAAAATACCTGAAGGCGGAGGGCGTTTCCTTTGCAGACGTGAAGGGAAGTGTGCCGGTGGATGGCGATACCTATGACGTGCCGGAGATCATTGCCGTGGCTGCGGCGCGCAGGAAGGCGGAAGGCAAACCGGACCCGAAGTTTGGCCATCGTGAAAAATTCGGAACCCCGGAGCAGCACGTCGAGTACTCCGCGATCACGCATGTGGCCAAGGACCGTGGCATCCCGCCTTTTCTATTGCTGCATGTGGCAGATCATCCAGACACCACCGCGCAGGCTCAGCGCTTTGGCAAAGCGCTGAAGGAGGCAGGCGTAGTCACCACCGTCTTCGGCGCGTCGAATACAAACCACACGAACATCAATGCGAATCTCGGTGTGGAGGGAGATCCTTCAACAAAAGCGCTGTGGGAGTTTGTGGACGCGTGCCTGAAGAGGTGA
- a CDS encoding transglutaminase family protein: protein MHRLRIIHETEYFYHEPVSFGRHFAMLRPREGHDLHIEEGQSEAFPKSSVRWLRDIYGNSIAVIDFEEPADRLRVFSDCLVTIYDDEQRKGVVDPSAQSFPFQYGAHEQIEIIPYRVPSYPHDGRAVMDWLTRIYQPGELVPTLDLLNKLNTAIFESFQYVRREEAGVQVPCRTLALGTGSCRDYAVFMMEAARHLGLASRFVTGYILMGEGQHGATHAWTEVYIPGAGWRGFDPTNNKVAGSEHVSVGVAREHEKASPLSGSWSGSSGAFSHMHVSVQVFSQ from the coding sequence ATGCACCGTCTCCGGATCATCCACGAAACGGAATACTTCTATCATGAACCCGTTTCCTTTGGCCGGCACTTTGCCATGCTGCGCCCACGCGAAGGGCACGACCTCCACATCGAAGAAGGCCAGTCGGAGGCGTTTCCGAAGTCTTCCGTGCGCTGGTTGCGCGACATCTATGGCAACTCGATCGCAGTCATCGATTTCGAAGAACCTGCGGATCGACTCCGGGTGTTCAGCGACTGCCTTGTCACCATCTATGACGACGAACAACGCAAGGGTGTCGTCGATCCTTCCGCGCAGAGTTTCCCCTTCCAGTATGGCGCGCACGAACAGATCGAGATCATCCCCTACCGTGTTCCCAGCTACCCTCACGATGGACGTGCCGTGATGGACTGGCTCACGAGGATTTACCAGCCCGGCGAACTCGTCCCCACGCTTGATCTGCTGAACAAACTCAACACGGCAATCTTCGAGTCCTTCCAGTACGTGCGTCGTGAGGAGGCCGGGGTGCAGGTGCCCTGCCGTACGCTTGCCTTGGGCACTGGCTCCTGCCGGGACTACGCCGTCTTCATGATGGAAGCGGCCCGCCATCTTGGCCTGGCCTCCCGATTTGTCACCGGATACATCCTCATGGGAGAGGGCCAGCACGGGGCCACTCATGCGTGGACGGAGGTCTACATCCCGGGTGCGGGATGGCGTGGCTTCGACCCCACCAATAACAAGGTCGCTGGCTCTGAGCACGTCTCCGTGGGCGTCGCCCGTGAGCATGAAAAGGCCTCCCCACTCTCTGGTTCATGGTCCGGGTCATCCGGCGCCTTCAGCCACATGCATGTCTCCGTGCAGGTGTTCTCTCAGTAA
- the glsA gene encoding glutaminase A, whose protein sequence is MPFHPHVSDAVSTGHLPPASRVQILTEETYDMFRDVTDGKNADYIPALASASPHHFGICLTEVSGDVHEAGDSLVEFSIQSVSKPFVFGLICQALGEDDAREKLGANSTGLPFNSVLAIERAGDGTTNPMVNAGAIAAASLAPGDTAEDKWNFLRTGLSRFAGRELSLDEEVYQSETATNQRNQGIATLLQSYQKIYCDPTEATDIYTRQCSLNVTARDLAVMAATLANGGVNPLTGEAVIDAVHCQHVLAVMVTAGLYENSGDWLYVTGLPGKSGVAGGMITVAPGKGGLGTFSPPLDEAGNSVRGQLAARHLSTCLGLNLFSSRPYADGA, encoded by the coding sequence ATGCCCTTCCACCCTCACGTGTCAGATGCTGTTTCGACGGGCCATCTCCCGCCGGCCAGCCGTGTGCAAATACTGACCGAAGAAACCTACGACATGTTCCGTGATGTCACGGATGGGAAGAATGCCGACTACATTCCAGCGCTCGCGTCTGCTTCTCCCCATCATTTCGGCATCTGCCTGACGGAGGTTTCCGGGGACGTCCACGAAGCAGGCGATTCCCTCGTGGAGTTCTCCATTCAGAGTGTGTCAAAGCCATTTGTCTTCGGACTCATCTGCCAGGCACTGGGAGAAGACGATGCCCGGGAGAAACTCGGGGCCAACAGCACCGGTCTGCCTTTCAACTCAGTGCTCGCCATCGAACGCGCCGGAGACGGCACGACGAATCCCATGGTGAATGCAGGAGCCATCGCCGCTGCCAGCCTCGCACCCGGGGATACTGCAGAGGACAAATGGAACTTCCTGCGCACCGGGCTGTCCCGCTTCGCAGGTCGGGAGTTGTCGCTCGATGAGGAGGTCTACCAATCCGAAACGGCCACCAACCAGCGGAACCAGGGGATCGCGACGCTCCTGCAAAGCTACCAGAAGATCTACTGCGACCCCACGGAAGCAACGGACATCTACACACGGCAGTGCTCGCTCAATGTGACCGCGCGTGACCTTGCGGTGATGGCGGCCACACTAGCCAACGGCGGTGTGAATCCCCTCACCGGTGAAGCGGTGATTGATGCCGTGCATTGCCAGCACGTACTCGCCGTGATGGTCACCGCGGGATTGTATGAGAACTCCGGCGACTGGTTGTACGTGACCGGGCTTCCAGGAAAGAGCGGTGTCGCAGGAGGCATGATCACCGTCGCTCCAGGCAAGGGCGGCCTGGGAACGTTTTCACCGCCGCTGGATGAAGCGGGCAACAGCGTACGGGGACAGCTTGCCGCCCGCCATCTTTCCACCTGTCTCGGTCTCAATTTATTCTCCTCCCGTCCCTATGCGGACGGAGCATGA
- the gltS gene encoding sodium/glutamate symporter yields MQLQSFTTFNLAILVLALGKWLTSKIPLLREFNIPEPVTSGLLVCLITTALHVFADVQVSFNLATRDFLLLYFFAAIGLNSDFKTLRAGGRPLAILVVVTIGFMFLQNFTGVAVASLMGLNPLVGVVGGSVSLLGGHGTTIAWTPTFVNELGISNAGEIGIACATVGLVLSSLMGGPIARSLITRHKLQPKVIEQPDVGVAHGTKPQDIDYFSLLGTLFWLNISLALGNLIQGGLAKLDISLPLFVCSLFGAIILTNTVPRFYKGNWPAGSRPLALVSDVSLGVFLAMSLMSLQLWTIASVAGPILALLAAQFALAFVFALFVIFRVMGRDYEAAVISAGFGGISLGATPTAMANMTAVAQKYGQAHRAFIIVPLVSGFFVDISNAIVIQQFISWFR; encoded by the coding sequence ATGCAACTCCAGAGCTTTACCACCTTCAACCTGGCCATTCTCGTGCTTGCGTTGGGCAAGTGGCTGACGAGCAAAATTCCTCTGCTGCGCGAGTTCAACATTCCCGAGCCGGTGACCAGCGGCCTGCTTGTTTGCCTGATCACCACGGCACTTCACGTCTTCGCCGACGTCCAGGTGAGCTTCAATCTGGCGACCCGAGATTTTCTACTTCTGTATTTCTTCGCGGCCATCGGGCTGAACTCTGATTTCAAGACGCTTCGCGCGGGAGGCCGGCCCCTTGCGATTCTGGTTGTCGTCACCATCGGCTTCATGTTTCTGCAGAACTTCACGGGTGTCGCCGTGGCCTCGCTGATGGGACTGAATCCGCTGGTCGGGGTTGTGGGTGGCTCCGTTTCACTGCTCGGAGGTCATGGCACCACGATCGCCTGGACACCCACGTTTGTGAATGAGCTCGGCATTTCGAACGCGGGCGAGATTGGCATCGCGTGTGCCACGGTGGGGCTGGTGCTTTCCTCGCTCATGGGTGGACCCATTGCGCGCAGCCTCATCACGAGGCACAAATTGCAGCCCAAGGTCATCGAACAGCCTGATGTGGGCGTCGCGCATGGGACAAAGCCACAGGACATCGACTATTTCAGTCTCCTTGGCACGCTCTTCTGGCTGAACATCAGTCTGGCTTTGGGTAATCTTATCCAGGGTGGTCTGGCGAAATTGGATATTAGTCTTCCGTTGTTTGTCTGCTCGCTCTTTGGTGCGATCATTCTCACCAATACGGTGCCACGTTTCTACAAGGGCAACTGGCCGGCAGGCTCCCGCCCGCTTGCTCTCGTGTCTGATGTCTCCCTGGGCGTATTTCTGGCGATGTCACTCATGAGCCTGCAGCTCTGGACCATCGCCAGTGTCGCAGGGCCAATACTCGCGCTGCTGGCCGCCCAGTTTGCCCTCGCCTTCGTCTTTGCGTTGTTCGTGATTTTCCGGGTGATGGGCAGGGATTACGAGGCCGCGGTCATCAGCGCGGGATTTGGCGGCATTTCCCTCGGGGCAACGCCCACCGCCATGGCGAACATGACCGCCGTGGCCCAGAAGTATGGGCAGGCCCACAGAGCATTCATCATCGTGCCCCTGGTTTCCGGATTCTTCGTGGACATCAGCAACGCCATCGTGATCCAGCAATTCATCTCGTGGTTCCGCTGA
- a CDS encoding sigma-70 family RNA polymerase sigma factor → MDDSSRHELSPPLSSERQEEFVALLNGAHALLLRYVLSLVGNRHDAEDVLQRASVAMWRRFGTFEPGTDFIAWATTVAFYEVRNFQRVTGRSRLAFDDELMQTLAAERAMQVRQWSARAEALEVCVEKLDPASRDLVEAIYTQGQAIDAVARQQGRAAQTMYNKLNFIRRALAECVQRRMAEAAS, encoded by the coding sequence ATGGACGATTCCAGCCGGCACGAACTTTCCCCACCGCTCTCTTCGGAGCGGCAGGAAGAGTTTGTCGCCCTGCTCAATGGCGCCCACGCACTCCTGCTGCGGTATGTGCTGTCACTCGTGGGAAACCGGCACGATGCCGAGGATGTCCTGCAGCGCGCCAGCGTGGCGATGTGGCGGCGGTTTGGCACGTTTGAGCCGGGCACGGACTTCATTGCCTGGGCTACCACCGTGGCATTTTACGAAGTGCGAAATTTTCAGCGCGTCACCGGCAGATCCCGACTGGCCTTTGATGATGAGCTGATGCAAACGCTCGCCGCCGAACGCGCCATGCAAGTGCGCCAGTGGAGCGCGCGGGCGGAAGCGCTGGAGGTCTGCGTGGAAAAGTTGGATCCGGCAAGCCGTGACTTGGTGGAGGCCATCTATACTCAGGGACAGGCAATCGATGCGGTCGCCCGGCAACAGGGACGAGCCGCTCAAACCATGTACAACAAACTGAATTTCATCCGTCGTGCACTCGCCGAGTGTGTGCAGCGTCGGATGGCGGAGGCCGCATCATGA